A portion of the Musa acuminata AAA Group cultivar baxijiao chromosome BXJ1-1, Cavendish_Baxijiao_AAA, whole genome shotgun sequence genome contains these proteins:
- the LOC135648604 gene encoding U-box domain-containing protein 33-like isoform X2, which yields MDMKSSVSSVDSSSFFSTGSSRSSLREIEEDPQTPETAPSKKEGENGEDDKIHVAVEKDFKLSKANLVWVLKNTPRTKKIVIVHVHVPAQMIPMLGAWFPADQLKSQEVSAYRQIEKAKMEKAANEYVKRCSIIKEVQAEKLVIEADDVCQGLVQLIAQHKITNLVMGAAADKKFSKKMKEPMSKKALLVQEQADPSCNLWFVCKGNLICTREASSTGTGKMQTTRVIPRAVTAQSERSNSKTPPSFLGQLFNFFPNTSQEKFRHQSVSATSGLSMPDLSHGGSGESSSGSREGIVIDLWDGISRSSQSSAYSMHSVNDEVLSSTSSMQVVRDEINGGTLVLPSSHDSEDRHQSSTLNHNMEDAGLDDELYKDLQHAVKEANNLTREAYEEALRRRKAERDLHDAAQKVKTAEDLYTTEKKQRKEIEERLSKEKREMEELRKQQNEMFEALQKADKQKATLEQQVMDSNRIIRDLENKLSDAHYLLISLQSEYVELRRERDDAVKKAEELHQKLEEMATSIQGEESFFEFSYSELEKATNSFDDSLKIGEGGYGSVYKGTLGQKTVAIKKLNSEGMQGQKEFHKEINVLSKLRHPNLVNLIGTCVEAWALVYAFFPNGSLEDRLTCKDNTPPLTWQIRIRVAAEICSALNFLHSNKHLSVVHGDLKPANILLDANFVSKLGDFGICRLVQSNNNTTLYRCTHAMGTFVYMDPEFLASGEITPLSDIYSFGIILLRLLTGRSPFGINRAVQQALNKGCLSDILDASAGNWPYAEAKQLACLGLRCCEITRRSRPDAGEAWNLLEPLVKSVSLPELSLKSSP from the exons ATGGACATGAAGTCGAGCGTGAGTTCTGTGGACAGTTCCAGCTTCTTCTCCACAGGGAGCAGCCGGAGTAGCCTCAGGGAGATCGAGGAGGACCCGCAGACGCCGGAGACCGCGCCCTCGAAGAAGGAGGGGGAAAACGGCGAGGACGACAAGATTCACGTTGCGGTCGAAAAGGACTTTAAGCTGAGCAAGGCTAACCTTGTCTGGGTGCTCAAGAACACCCCCAGGACGAAGAAGATCGTCATCGTCCACGTCCATGTCCCCGCCCAAATGATCCCCATGT TGGGAGCATGGTTTCCGGCAGATCAATTGAAGTCACAGGAGGTAAGTGCATATCGGCagattgagaaggcaaagatgGAAAAAGCAGCGAATGAATATGTTAAAAGATGTTCGATCATAAAGGAG GTGCAAGCTGAAAAGCTAGTGATCGAGGCAGATGATGTCTGTCAAGGGCTAGTACAACTCATTGCTCAGCATAAGATTACCAACCTTGTTATGGGAGCAGCAGCAGACAAAAAATTTTCGAA GAAAATGAAGGAGCCAATGTCAAAGAAAGCGCTCCTTGTGCAAGAGCAGGCTGATCCAtcatgtaatctctggtttgtttgCAAAGGGAACCTGATTTGCACAAG GGAAGCTAGTTCCACTGGAACTGGTAAAATGCAGACAACCAGAGTCATCCCAAGAGCTGTAACTGCACAATCTGAAAGATCGAATTCAAAAACCCCACCTAGTTTCCTGGGTCAGTTATTTAATTTCTTCCCAAACACTTCCCAAGAAAAATTCAGGCATCAGTCAGTATCTGCTACTTCTGGTTTGTCAATGCCAGATTTATCTCATGGAGGCTCTGGTGAGTCAAGTTCAGGGAGCAGAGAGGGGATTGTCATTGATCTTTGGGATGGGATTTCAAGGAGTTCTCAGAGTTCAGCATACTCGATGCATTCAGTGAATGATGAGGTGCTGAGCAGCACAAGTTCAATGCAAGTTGTAAGGGATGAGATAAATGGAGGAACATTGGTTTTGCCATCTTCGCATGATTCTGAAGATAGGCATCAATCTTCGACTCTAAATCATAATATG gAAGATGCTGGCTTAGATGATGAATTGTACAAAGATCTGCAGCATGCTGTCAAAGAGGCAAATAACTTAACTCGTGAAGCTTATGAAGAGGCTCTTAGGCGTCGAAAAGCTGAAAGAGATTTGCATGATGCTGCTCAAAAG GTGAAAACAGCTGAAGATTTATATACCACAGAGAAGAAGCAGAGGAAAGAAATAGAGGAAAGGCTTtctaaagaaaagagagaaatggAAGAGCTTAGGAAACAACAGAATGAGATGTTTGAAGCACTCCAAAAGGCAGACAAGCAAAAAGCCACATTGGAACAACAAGTTATGGATTCCAACCGCATCATCAGGGACCTAGAAAATAAACTATCAGATGCTCATTATCTCCTCATTTCTCTTCAAAGCGAGTATGTTGAATTGCGGAGGGAGCGAGATGATGCAGTTAAAAAAGCTGAAGAGTTGCATCAGAAGTTAGAAGAGATGGCTACAAGCATTCAAGGTGAAGAGAGCTTCTTCGAGTTCTCCTACTCAGAGTTGGAGAAAGCAACTAACAGCTTTGATGATTCATTAAAGATCGGAGAAGGTGGATATGGAAGTGTATATAAGGGAACACTTGGCCAGAAGACAGTGGCCATAAAGAAGTTGAATTCTGAAGGCATGCAAGGACAAAAGGAGTTTCATAAAGAG ATAAATGTTCTCAGTAAGCTGAGGCATCCAAACCTTGTCAACCTCATCGGAACATGTGTAGAAGCCTGGGCTCTGGTTTATGCTTTTTTTCCCAATGGAAGCTTGGAAGATCGACTAACTTGCAAGGACAATACACCACCTCTCACTTGGCAAATCCGCATCAGAGTCGCTGCTGAGATCTGCTCCGCTCTGAATTTCCTCCACTCTAACAAGCATCTCAGTGTAGTCCATGGAGATCTTAAGCCTGCTAACATTCTCCTTGATGCAAATTTTGTTAGCAAGCTTGGTGACTTTGGCATCTGTCGTCTTGTCCAGTCCAACAACAATACCACTCTCTATCGCTGCACTCATGCCATGGGAACTTTTGTGTACATGGATCCTGAATTCCTTGCTTCTGGAGAAATCACACCACTCTCAGATATTTATTCCTTTGGCATCATTCTTCTACGCCTTTTGACAGGGAGATCTCCATTTGGAATTAACAGAGCAGTTCAACAAGCATTAAATAAGGGATGCTTGTCTGATATACTAGATGCTTCAGCAGGAAACTGGCCTTATGCGGAGGCCAAGCAGCTGGCATGCTTGGGTTTGAGGTGCTGTGAGATCACAAGAAGAAGCCGTCCAGATGCTGGAGAGGCCTGGAATTTGCTTGAGCCCTTGGTGAAGTCTGTATCATTACCGGAGTTGTCATTGAAGTCATCACCATAG
- the LOC135648604 gene encoding U-box domain-containing protein 33-like isoform X1, with product MDMKSSVSSVDSSSFFSTGSSRSSLREIEEDPQTPETAPSKKEGENGEDDKIHVAVEKDFKLSKANLVWVLKNTPRTKKIVIVHVHVPAQMIPMLGAWFPADQLKSQEVSAYRQIEKAKMEKAANEYVKRCSIIKEVQAEKLVIEADDVCQGLVQLIAQHKITNLVMGAAADKKFSKKMKEPMSKKALLVQEQADPSCNLWFVCKGNLICTREASSTGTGKMQTTRVIPRAVTAQSERSNSKTPPSFLDLSHGGSGESSSGSREGIVIDLWDGISRSSQSSAYSMHSVNDEVLSSTSSMQVVRDEINGGTLVLPSSHDSEDRHQSSTLNHNMEDAGLDDELYKDLQHAVKEANNLTREAYEEALRRRKAERDLHDAAQKVKTAEDLYTTEKKQRKEIEERLSKEKREMEELRKQQNEMFEALQKADKQKATLEQQVMDSNRIIRDLENKLSDAHYLLISLQSEYVELRRERDDAVKKAEELHQKLEEMATSIQGEESFFEFSYSELEKATNSFDDSLKIGEGGYGSVYKGTLGQKTVAIKKLNSEGMQGQKEFHKEINVLSKLRHPNLVNLIGTCVEAWALVYAFFPNGSLEDRLTCKDNTPPLTWQIRIRVAAEICSALNFLHSNKHLSVVHGDLKPANILLDANFVSKLGDFGICRLVQSNNNTTLYRCTHAMGTFVYMDPEFLASGEITPLSDIYSFGIILLRLLTGRSPFGINRAVQQALNKGCLSDILDASAGNWPYAEAKQLACLGLRCCEITRRSRPDAGEAWNLLEPLVKSVSLPELSLKSSP from the exons ATGGACATGAAGTCGAGCGTGAGTTCTGTGGACAGTTCCAGCTTCTTCTCCACAGGGAGCAGCCGGAGTAGCCTCAGGGAGATCGAGGAGGACCCGCAGACGCCGGAGACCGCGCCCTCGAAGAAGGAGGGGGAAAACGGCGAGGACGACAAGATTCACGTTGCGGTCGAAAAGGACTTTAAGCTGAGCAAGGCTAACCTTGTCTGGGTGCTCAAGAACACCCCCAGGACGAAGAAGATCGTCATCGTCCACGTCCATGTCCCCGCCCAAATGATCCCCATGT TGGGAGCATGGTTTCCGGCAGATCAATTGAAGTCACAGGAGGTAAGTGCATATCGGCagattgagaaggcaaagatgGAAAAAGCAGCGAATGAATATGTTAAAAGATGTTCGATCATAAAGGAG GTGCAAGCTGAAAAGCTAGTGATCGAGGCAGATGATGTCTGTCAAGGGCTAGTACAACTCATTGCTCAGCATAAGATTACCAACCTTGTTATGGGAGCAGCAGCAGACAAAAAATTTTCGAA GAAAATGAAGGAGCCAATGTCAAAGAAAGCGCTCCTTGTGCAAGAGCAGGCTGATCCAtcatgtaatctctggtttgtttgCAAAGGGAACCTGATTTGCACAAG GGAAGCTAGTTCCACTGGAACTGGTAAAATGCAGACAACCAGAGTCATCCCAAGAGCTGTAACTGCACAATCTGAAAGATCGAATTCAAAAACCCCACCTAGTTTCCTGG ATTTATCTCATGGAGGCTCTGGTGAGTCAAGTTCAGGGAGCAGAGAGGGGATTGTCATTGATCTTTGGGATGGGATTTCAAGGAGTTCTCAGAGTTCAGCATACTCGATGCATTCAGTGAATGATGAGGTGCTGAGCAGCACAAGTTCAATGCAAGTTGTAAGGGATGAGATAAATGGAGGAACATTGGTTTTGCCATCTTCGCATGATTCTGAAGATAGGCATCAATCTTCGACTCTAAATCATAATATG gAAGATGCTGGCTTAGATGATGAATTGTACAAAGATCTGCAGCATGCTGTCAAAGAGGCAAATAACTTAACTCGTGAAGCTTATGAAGAGGCTCTTAGGCGTCGAAAAGCTGAAAGAGATTTGCATGATGCTGCTCAAAAG GTGAAAACAGCTGAAGATTTATATACCACAGAGAAGAAGCAGAGGAAAGAAATAGAGGAAAGGCTTtctaaagaaaagagagaaatggAAGAGCTTAGGAAACAACAGAATGAGATGTTTGAAGCACTCCAAAAGGCAGACAAGCAAAAAGCCACATTGGAACAACAAGTTATGGATTCCAACCGCATCATCAGGGACCTAGAAAATAAACTATCAGATGCTCATTATCTCCTCATTTCTCTTCAAAGCGAGTATGTTGAATTGCGGAGGGAGCGAGATGATGCAGTTAAAAAAGCTGAAGAGTTGCATCAGAAGTTAGAAGAGATGGCTACAAGCATTCAAGGTGAAGAGAGCTTCTTCGAGTTCTCCTACTCAGAGTTGGAGAAAGCAACTAACAGCTTTGATGATTCATTAAAGATCGGAGAAGGTGGATATGGAAGTGTATATAAGGGAACACTTGGCCAGAAGACAGTGGCCATAAAGAAGTTGAATTCTGAAGGCATGCAAGGACAAAAGGAGTTTCATAAAGAG ATAAATGTTCTCAGTAAGCTGAGGCATCCAAACCTTGTCAACCTCATCGGAACATGTGTAGAAGCCTGGGCTCTGGTTTATGCTTTTTTTCCCAATGGAAGCTTGGAAGATCGACTAACTTGCAAGGACAATACACCACCTCTCACTTGGCAAATCCGCATCAGAGTCGCTGCTGAGATCTGCTCCGCTCTGAATTTCCTCCACTCTAACAAGCATCTCAGTGTAGTCCATGGAGATCTTAAGCCTGCTAACATTCTCCTTGATGCAAATTTTGTTAGCAAGCTTGGTGACTTTGGCATCTGTCGTCTTGTCCAGTCCAACAACAATACCACTCTCTATCGCTGCACTCATGCCATGGGAACTTTTGTGTACATGGATCCTGAATTCCTTGCTTCTGGAGAAATCACACCACTCTCAGATATTTATTCCTTTGGCATCATTCTTCTACGCCTTTTGACAGGGAGATCTCCATTTGGAATTAACAGAGCAGTTCAACAAGCATTAAATAAGGGATGCTTGTCTGATATACTAGATGCTTCAGCAGGAAACTGGCCTTATGCGGAGGCCAAGCAGCTGGCATGCTTGGGTTTGAGGTGCTGTGAGATCACAAGAAGAAGCCGTCCAGATGCTGGAGAGGCCTGGAATTTGCTTGAGCCCTTGGTGAAGTCTGTATCATTACCGGAGTTGTCATTGAAGTCATCACCATAG